A stretch of Aedes aegypti strain LVP_AGWG chromosome 2, AaegL5.0 Primary Assembly, whole genome shotgun sequence DNA encodes these proteins:
- the LOC5569880 gene encoding fibrillin-1, giving the protein MWSVQRVAVHLFLTVAGSCIVVGKFCSESEKVPKLVQNVTKGVEYGVCNYYCMFGEHTLPVTVTVEKLSCALEYETRKKQVCCEGYHRYGNECLPSCKHKCIFGECTAPETCSCYGGYRKVNEFLCEPVCDSPCDNGRCVAPNSCICDEGYEKNSEGKCVMRCSKQCKFGWCEENECRCHEGYSLDPVDDGRCVAQCEPDCQNGNCVQPNICQCLPGYTLSPVFPFLCEPVCTGNCHNCIAPETCLCEEGYQLNDQKECAPLCDSVDCTNGFCAHPEVCQCNDGYQFVEGECIPLCGDDCVNGECVAPGVCVCDDLYRMGTNGTCEPYCPEGCLNGDCVGPGVCRCKDGFEVGSANGICEPRCSRPCENGICAGPDQCVCSEGFQLDRKDGSKCVPKCEKPCVHGRCVAPDVCECNKGYVKLENSRNVCEAKCTNGCSNGICVGPERCECLPGYFATTSALSSKKSICTPYCKNKCVNAYCIKPNVCQCISGYQFADNSSSVCEPICDAGLVDCTNGQCIQPNICECNEGFVLAIRDGRMACEPKPCDRVCVNGFCVGNDQCSCQEGYRKSPMYDFICEPVCGDGCVEGVCIAPGLCVCKEGFSVGEDGTCQPLCTEVDCSNGVCLGNDQCLCNDGFQLKRNVKGILECAPLCGSSCLNGRCIAPGHCECDEGYQLHEVLDICEPLCNPPCTNGECVEPDLCTCYEGFVPENEELFDLSHVCVPFCDPNVVDCSDGYCVGNNLCQCNDGFYSIVESGVRTCLPVPEPTIVECDVPTTSTTTVQPECICETPNPCPLVTCPPIPETTPTPSCDYTCPEPAPCPEVQCPTVPPTTTETFKPCECATQAPCPVIECPPPIIMECPTPEPELKSEEVAQYICDDSYVDCSHGTCLGNNICECNPGYRRGVGEQEVIVCEPVCEKACVNGVCVAPEVCECFVGYADHGDGLCRPICEEPCVNGECIAPNVCRCAVGYEEEWDGMCRKKCEPECRNGICLNGECVCDEGYVLDRENVCSEVEVENVESDEVEVDGRHVGVLQSTFDAECEDGYEMKEGFEECVPVCDDCDNGSCVAPGECECLEGFVRMYTEGEGSCKPTMATESSVEGTSRSETAEMKAAEQVEVRREEKFSFISIFNRTHLLIAAVSAAVALVLMLVSYWVCSYISRPTPIPTETMID; this is encoded by the exons ATGTGGAGTGTTCAACGAGTTGCAGTTCATTTATTCCTGACGGTGGCTGGTAGCTGTATTGTGGTGGGAAAATTCTGTAGTGAAAGTGAAAA AGTGCCCAAATTAGTGCAGAACGTTACCAAAGGAGTGGAATATGGAGTGTGTAACTATTACTGCATGTTCGGGGAGCATACCTTACCGGTTACGGTGACCGTTGAAAAGTTGTCATGTGCT TTGGAGTACGAAACTCGCAAGAAGCAGGTTTGCTGTGAAGGTTATCACCGTTACGGAAACGAATGTCTTCCTTCGTGTAAGCATAAGTGCATCTTCGGTGAATGTACTGCACCGGAAACGTGCAGCTGCTATGGTGGTTACAGAAAAGTGAACGAATTCCT TTGTGAGCCAGTATGTGATTCTCCATGTGATAATGGGCGCTGCGTTGCCCCAAACTCGTGTATCTGTGATGAAGGGTACGAGAAAAATTCGGAGGGAAAATGCGTGATGAGATGCAGCAAGCAATGCAAATTTGGATGGTGTGAAGAAAATGAATGTCGATGCCATGAGGGATATTCGTTGGATCCAGTAGATGATGGGCGATGTGTGGCTCAGTGTGAACCAGACTGCCAGAATGGAAACTGTGTGCAGCCGAACATTTGTCAGTGTTTGCCAG GCTACACCCTGTCTCCGGTGTTCCCCTTTTTGTGCGAGCCTGTATGCACCGGCAACTGCCATAACTGCATCGCTCCGGAAACATGTCTTTGCGAGGAAGGCTACCAGCTGAACGATCAGAAGGAATGCGCTCCTCTATGCGACAGCGTGGACTGCACCAACGGATTCTGCGCTCATCCGGAAGTATGCCAGTGCAACGACGGCTACCAGTTCGTGGAAGGCGAATGCATTCCGTTGTGTGGCGACGATTGCGTCAACGGCGAGTGCGTTGCTCCGGGGGTTTGCGTCTGCGATGATCTGTATCGGATGGGCACGAATGGGACGTGTGAACCGTATTGTCCGGAAGGCTGTTTGAACGGCGACTGCGTGGGTCCGGGGGTTTGCCGATGCAAGGATGGATTTGAAGTAGGTTCGGCGAATGGGATTTGTGAGCCACGGTGCAGCAGACCGTGTGAGAACGGTATTTGTGCGGGACCCGATCAATGTGTTTGCAGCGAGGGATTCCAGTTGGACCGAAAGGATGGAAGCAAGTGTGTCCCGAAGTGTGAGAAACCATGCGTTCACGGAAGATGTGTGGCGCCGGATGTTTGCGAGTGCAATAAAG GATACGTGAAATTGGAAAACAGCCGCAACGTGTGTGAAGCGAAGTGCACGAACGGGTGCTCAAATGGAATCTGTGTCGGTCCGGAACGCTGTGAATGCCTTCCCGGTTATTTTGCAACCACGAGCG cacTGAGTTCAAAGAAATCGATCTGCACGCCCTACTGCAAGAACAAGTGTGTCAATGCATACTGTATTAAGCCGAACGTTTGCCAGTGTATTTCCGGGTATCAATTTGCGGACAATAGCAGTAGCGTGTGCGAACCAATTTGCGACGCAGGATTGGTGGACTGTACAAACGGACAGTGCATCCAGCCCAATATCTGCGAGTGTAATGAAGGCTTTGTGCTAGCGATACGCGATGGAAGGATGGCCTGTGAGCCGAAACCTTGCGATCGTGTCTGTGTGAATGGGTTTTGCGTTGGGAACGATCAGTGCAGTTGCCAGGAAGGGTACCGGAAGTCACCGATGTACGACTTCATCTGTGAGCCAGTTTGTGGTGATGGATGCGTTGAAGGGGTGTGCATCGCTCCTGGATTGTGCGTTTGTAAAGAAGGGTTCAGCGTAGGAGAAGATGGGACTTGTCAACCATTGTGTACGGAAGTGGATTGCAGTAATGGGGTATGTTTGGGCAACGACCAGTGCCTGTGTAACGACGGGTTCCAGTTGAAGAGGAACGTCAAGGGTATATTGGAATGTGCTCCTTTGTGTGGATCAAGTTGTTTAAACGGCCGCTGTATAGCTCCTGGACATTGTGAATGTGACGAAGGGTATCAGTTGCATGAAGTTTTGGATATATGTGAACCGTTATGCAACCCACCTTGCACTAATGGCGAATGTGTGGAGCCAGATCTCTGCACTTGCTATGAGGGATTTGTTCCGGAAAATGAGGAGTTGTTCGACTTAAGTCACGTGTGTGTTCCTTTCTGTGATCCGAACGTTGTAGACTGCAGTGATGGATATTGTGTAGGAAACAACCTGTGTCAATGCAACGACGGATTCTATTCAATTGTTGAGAGTGGTGTTAGAACTTGTCTACCTGTTCCCGAGCCTACCATTGTGGAATGTGATGTTCCGACTACTTCTACGACAACAGTCCAACCCGAATGCATATGCGAGACGCCGAATCCATGCCCTTTGGTCACTTGCCCCCCTATTCCGGAAACAACACCGACTCCAAGCTGTGACTATACTTGTCCCGAACCAGCTCCATGCCCTGAAGTGCAGTGTCCAACAGTTCCTCCGACTACTACCGAAACCTTCAAGCCGTGTGAATGTGCTACCCAAGCTCCTTGCCCAGTAATTGAATGTCCTCCACCGATCATTATGGAATGTCCTACTCCGGAGCCAGAGCTTAAATCGGAAGAAGTCGCACAGTATATCTGTGACGATAGCTACGTCGACTGCAGTCATGGAACGTGCCTGGGAAACAACATCTGTGAGTGCAATCCGGGATATCGCAGAGGTGTCGGAGAACAGGAAGTGATTGTTTGTGAACCGGTATGTGAGAAAGCTTGCGTGAATGGAGTCTGTGTAGCGCCGGAAGTTTGCGAGTGTTTCGTTGGGTATGCGGATCATGGCGATGGATTGTGTCGGCCCATCTGCGAAGAGCCTTGCGTGAATGGAGAATGTATTGCGCCGAATGTATGCCGTTGTGCCGTTGGATATGAAGAGGAATGGGATGGGATGTGCCGTAAGAAGTGTGAGCCTGAGTGTCGCAATGGGATTTGCTTGAATGGAGAGTGCGTTTGTGACGAAGGATACGTGCTAGATCGTGAAAATGTTTGTAGCGAGGTAGAAGTAGAGAATGTGGAAAGCGATGAGGTTGAGGTTGACGGTCGCCATGTAGGAGTTTTGCAGAGTACGTTTGATGCTGAATGCGAGGATGGGTATGAGATGAAGGAAGGCTTTGAGGAATGCGTGCCGGTATGTGATGATTGTGATAACGGAAGTTGTGTAGCACCTGGTGAATGTGAGTGCCTCGAAGGATTCGTTCGAATGTATACTGAAGGAGAGGGATCTTGTAAACCAACAATGGCAACTGAATCATCAGTTGAAGGAACTAGTAGATCAGAAACTGCAGAAATGAAAGCTGCAGAACAGGTTGAAGTTCGCAGAGAAGAAAAATTCAGCTTCATATCAATTTTCAATCGCACTCATCTGTTGATAGCGGCTGTTTCTGCGGCAGTTGCCTTAGTCTTAATGCTGGTGTCATATTGGGTTTGCTCTTACATTAGCAGACCTACTCCCATTCCCACCGAAACAATGATTGATTGA
- the LOC5569881 gene encoding cell death abnormality protein 1 isoform X1: MLYLKIIAVGLCVVLVRDAVEAAEPCSNTTVKIEYVRRNGKNVMIARNKCCKGYVRNKNKCNPVCTTPCENSKCTEPNLCTCNPGFERLSNFRCIPHCDGCDNGFCIKPGYCQCNTGYYHAENGSCLAECNNCGGAGYCLEPNVCLCREGYELRMVEGEQSCEPICDDGCTNGVCTGPNQCACLEGYVKDELGTCVTEKVSTTTPEPCEQGYEEINETCVSICDKECVNGECSAPNQCECFEGYSSENSTDYNLCQPVCSNGCQNGNCIAPGKCICHKGYGKIADECIPLCEKCSLGHCVRPEECVCDRGYDLIDGDCVPICEEECKNAKCTGPNSCTCLPGYNYTDINSLFECLPVCEDDCENGVCVAPNTCECNPGYVKDEEVCVDPIELCRSKCLHGFCDKNAQCKCNRGYAMNTIGLCEKTCPDGCINGECVGGECLCYENYRLSLGNASYCEPICEDDYEYESGCVNGRCVEPNVCQCDDGYDFVDGSRTKCQSIDEIRAEKERQLKEKMCAKWCSNGICELGFCQCSMGYVNPEGENHRCVALCEPPCRNGTCVLPNRCECDHGYEFYNGSSHICLRVEEVKRFKIQLKQSRCETNCRNGNCEEGKCFCNVGFRHAANDEFNCQPYCEKPCLNGVCAGDNRCRCFEGYDNLYDPSQCEPICEPNCINGQCVGPNECRCNVGYVLEEGVLHRCESELSKLEAIVKERQKSCKAKCTNGMCVDGICKCVEGFYNVDKTKMTCEPWCVEGCSNGRCIAPGECTCNDGYEFTVDHGCKAICTQDCINGYCSDPGRCDCFPGFKKSADVNMCEPDCGEDGCLHGHCVAPGVCECFAGYQQNEEDDTRCQLIPEIIYKVDSHSHSMIYSVAYVKYLVPLVVVAVLITAALITMIVLRNKRKDYHVGKLGNVRRSSRRVPTRTTDYNDYNLVVLFPTETKENCVYFMPQTPLDGGGKDEEDKFNV, translated from the exons CAAGATAGAATACGTGAGACGAAACGGCAAAAATGTGATGATCGCTCGGAACAAGTGCTGCAAGGGATACGTCCGCAACAAGAACAAGTGCAACCCGGTGTGCACGACACCATGCGAAAACTCCAAATGCACCGAACCGAACCTTTGCACTTGTAATCCGGGGTTTGAGCGATTGTCCAACTTCAG GTGCATCCCACACTGCGATGGCTGCGACAACGGATTCTGCATCAAACCGGGCTACTGTCAGTGCAACACCGGATACTACCATGCCGAGAACGGAAGCTGCCTTGCGGAGTGTAACAATTGCGGTGGTGCAGGATACTGCTTGGAACCAAATGTCTGCCTCTGCCGGGAGGGTTACGAGCTACGTATGGTGGAGGGTGAACAATCTTGCGAACCAATTTGTGATGATGGATGTACCAACGGGGTATGCACAGGACCGAATCAATGTGCGTGCCTTGAAGGATACGTGAAGGATGAGCTAGGAACGTGCGTTACGGAGAAAGTTAGCACGACAACTCCCGAGCCTTGCGAGCAGGGTTACGAGGAGATCAACGAGACATGTGTTTCCATTTGTGACAAGGAGTGTGTCAATGGGGAGTGTTCAGCTCCGAATCAGTGCGAATGCTTTGAAGGATATTCGAGTGAAAACTCCACGGACTACAATTTGTGTCAACCCGTGTGTTCAAATGGGTGTCAGAACGGGAACTGTATCGCCCCAGGGAAGTGCATCTGCCACAAGGGTTACGGTAAGATTGCAGATGAATGCATTCCTCTATGTGAGAAGTGCTCGTTGGGTCATTGCGTTCGTCCAGAGGAGTGCGTTTGCGATCGAGGGTATGACCTGATCGACGGAGATTGCGTCCCGATATGCGAAGAAGAGTGCAAGAACGCTAAATGCACTGGGCCCAATTCGTGCACGTGTTTGCCGGGGTATAACTACACGGACATCAATTCGCTGTTCGAGTGTTTACCAGTCTGCGAGGATGATTGCGAAAACGGGGTATGCGTAGCGCCGAACACTTGTGAGTGCAATCCAGGGTACGTGAAGGATGAGGAAGTCTGTGTCGATCCGATAGAATTGTGTCGGTCCAAATGCTTGCACGGCTTCTGCGATAAGAATGCGCAGTGTAAATGCAATCGAGGTTACGCGATGAACACGATTGGACTGTGCGAGAAAACCTGTCCAGATGGGTGCATCAACGGAGAGTGCGTTGGAGGAGAGTGTCTTTGTTACGAAAACTATCGGCTATCGTTAGGGAACGCCTCGTACTGTGAgccaatttgcgaagacgactACGAATACGAGAGCGGTTGCGTGAATGGTCGCTGCGTGGAACCTAATGTGTGTCAATGCGACGACGGATATGACTTCGTGGATGGAAGCCGAACGAAGTGTCAATCGATCGATGAGATTCGTGCGGAGAAAGAACGGCAGCTGAAGGAGAAGATGTGTGCGAAATGGTGCAGCAATGGAATATGCGAGCTAGGTTTCTGTCAGTGCTCAATGGGTTATGTAAATCCAGAAGGGGAGAACCATAGATGCGTAGCGTTATGTGAGCCGCCTTGTAGAAATGGAACCTGTGTACTGCCCAATCGTTGCGAATGTGATCATGGCTACGAGTTCTATAATGGAAGTTCGCATATTTGTCTACGGGTGGAGGAAGTGAAACGGTTCAAGATTCAACTGAAGCAAAGCCGCTGTGAGACAAATTGCCGAAACGGTAACTGTGAAGAAGGGAAATGCTTCTGCAATGTTGGCTTCCGACATGCGGCAAATGATGAGTTCAACTGCCAGCCTTACTGCGAGAAGCCTTGTCTCAATGGAGTTTGTGCAGGTGACAATCGCTGTAGATGTTTCGAGGGTTATGATAACCTTTACGATCCGAGCCAATGTGAGCCGATTTGTGAACCGAACTGTATAAATGGACAGTGTGTAGGACCAAATGAATGCAGGTGTAATGTGGGATACGTATTGGAAGAAGGAGTGTTGCATCGATGCGAAAGCGAGTTATCAAAATTAGAGGCGATCGTGAAAGAGCGCCAGAAGTCCTGTAAAGCCAAGTGTACTAATGGAATGTGTGTAGATGGAATTTGCAAATGTGTAGAAGGATTCTATAACGTTGACAAAACGAAGATGACTTGTGAACCATGGTGTGTCGAAGGATGCTCGAATGGCAGGTGCATTGCTCCTGGGGAATGTACATGCAACGATGGCTATGAGTTTACGGTGGATCATGGATGTAAGGCAATTTGCACGCAGGATTGTATCAATGGATATTGCAGCGACCCGGGTAGATGTGACTGCTTCCCGGGGTTCAAGAAATCTGCAGATGTCAACATGTGTGAACCAGACTGCGGAGAAGACGGTTGTCTTCACGGTCATTGCGTAGCTCCAGGAGTTTGCGAATGCTTTGCTGGGTATCAGCAGAATGAAGAAGACGACACACGGTGCCAGCTGATACCAGAGATCATCTACAAGGTGGATAGCCATAG CCACAGTATGATCTACAGCGTAGCGTACGTCAAGTATCTGGTTCCGCTGGTGGTGGTGGCCGTTCTGATCACGGCTGCCCTCATCACCATGATCGTCCTACGCAACAAGCGCAAAGACTACCACGTCGGCAAGCTCGGTAACGTACGCCGGTCATCGCGCCGGGTCCCTACGCGTACCACCGATTACAATGATTATAATCTGGTCGTTCTTTTCCCCACAGAGACGAAAGAAAATTGCGTCTACTTCATGCCGCAGACGCCGCTGGACGGGGGTGGAAAGGACGAAGAGgacaaatttaatgtttga
- the LOC5569881 gene encoding cell death abnormality protein 1 isoform X2 → MLYLKIIAVGLCVVLVRDAVEAAEPCSNTTVKIEYVRRNGKNVMIARNKCCKGYVRNKNKCNPVCTTPCENSKCTEPNLCTCNPGFERLSNFRCIPHCDGCDNGFCIKPGYCQCNTGYYHAENGSCLAECNNCGGAGYCLEPNVCLCREGYELRMVEGEQSCEPICDDGCTNGVCTGPNQCACLEGYVKDELGTCVTEKVSTTTPEPCEQGYEEINETCVSICDKECVNGECSAPNQCECFEGYSSENSTDYNLCQPVCSNGCQNGNCIAPGKCICHKGYGKIADECIPLCEKCSLGHCVRPEECVCDRGYDLIDGDCVPICEEECKNAKCTGPNSCTCLPGYNYTDINSLFECLPVCEDDCENGVCVAPNTCECNPGYVKDEEVCVDPIELCRSKCLHGFCDKNAQCKCNRGYAMNTIGLCEKTCPDGCINGECVGGECLCYENYRLSLGNASYCEPICEDDYEYESGCVNGRCVEPNVCQCDDGYDFVDGSRTKCQSIDEIRAEKERQLKEKMCAKWCSNGICELGFCQCSMGYVNPEGENHRCVALCEPPCRNGTCVLPNRCECDHGYEFYNGSSHICLRVEEVKRFKIQLKQSRCETNCRNGNCEEGKCFCNVGFRHAANDEFNCQPYCEKPCLNGVCAGDNRCRCFEGYDNLYDPSQCEPICEPNCINGQCVGPNECRCNVGYVLEEGVLHRCESELSKLEAIVKERQKSCKAKCTNGMCVDGICKCVEGFYNVDKTKMTCEPWCVEGCSNGRCIAPGECTCNDGYEFTVDHGCKAICTQDCINGYCSDPGRCDCFPGFKKSADVNMCEPDCGEDGCLHGHCVAPGVCECFAGYQQNEEDDTRCQLIPEIIYKVDSHSHSMIYSVAYVKYLVPLVVVAVLITAALITMIVLRNKRKDYHVGKLETKENCVYFMPQTPLDGGGKDEEDKFNV, encoded by the exons CAAGATAGAATACGTGAGACGAAACGGCAAAAATGTGATGATCGCTCGGAACAAGTGCTGCAAGGGATACGTCCGCAACAAGAACAAGTGCAACCCGGTGTGCACGACACCATGCGAAAACTCCAAATGCACCGAACCGAACCTTTGCACTTGTAATCCGGGGTTTGAGCGATTGTCCAACTTCAG GTGCATCCCACACTGCGATGGCTGCGACAACGGATTCTGCATCAAACCGGGCTACTGTCAGTGCAACACCGGATACTACCATGCCGAGAACGGAAGCTGCCTTGCGGAGTGTAACAATTGCGGTGGTGCAGGATACTGCTTGGAACCAAATGTCTGCCTCTGCCGGGAGGGTTACGAGCTACGTATGGTGGAGGGTGAACAATCTTGCGAACCAATTTGTGATGATGGATGTACCAACGGGGTATGCACAGGACCGAATCAATGTGCGTGCCTTGAAGGATACGTGAAGGATGAGCTAGGAACGTGCGTTACGGAGAAAGTTAGCACGACAACTCCCGAGCCTTGCGAGCAGGGTTACGAGGAGATCAACGAGACATGTGTTTCCATTTGTGACAAGGAGTGTGTCAATGGGGAGTGTTCAGCTCCGAATCAGTGCGAATGCTTTGAAGGATATTCGAGTGAAAACTCCACGGACTACAATTTGTGTCAACCCGTGTGTTCAAATGGGTGTCAGAACGGGAACTGTATCGCCCCAGGGAAGTGCATCTGCCACAAGGGTTACGGTAAGATTGCAGATGAATGCATTCCTCTATGTGAGAAGTGCTCGTTGGGTCATTGCGTTCGTCCAGAGGAGTGCGTTTGCGATCGAGGGTATGACCTGATCGACGGAGATTGCGTCCCGATATGCGAAGAAGAGTGCAAGAACGCTAAATGCACTGGGCCCAATTCGTGCACGTGTTTGCCGGGGTATAACTACACGGACATCAATTCGCTGTTCGAGTGTTTACCAGTCTGCGAGGATGATTGCGAAAACGGGGTATGCGTAGCGCCGAACACTTGTGAGTGCAATCCAGGGTACGTGAAGGATGAGGAAGTCTGTGTCGATCCGATAGAATTGTGTCGGTCCAAATGCTTGCACGGCTTCTGCGATAAGAATGCGCAGTGTAAATGCAATCGAGGTTACGCGATGAACACGATTGGACTGTGCGAGAAAACCTGTCCAGATGGGTGCATCAACGGAGAGTGCGTTGGAGGAGAGTGTCTTTGTTACGAAAACTATCGGCTATCGTTAGGGAACGCCTCGTACTGTGAgccaatttgcgaagacgactACGAATACGAGAGCGGTTGCGTGAATGGTCGCTGCGTGGAACCTAATGTGTGTCAATGCGACGACGGATATGACTTCGTGGATGGAAGCCGAACGAAGTGTCAATCGATCGATGAGATTCGTGCGGAGAAAGAACGGCAGCTGAAGGAGAAGATGTGTGCGAAATGGTGCAGCAATGGAATATGCGAGCTAGGTTTCTGTCAGTGCTCAATGGGTTATGTAAATCCAGAAGGGGAGAACCATAGATGCGTAGCGTTATGTGAGCCGCCTTGTAGAAATGGAACCTGTGTACTGCCCAATCGTTGCGAATGTGATCATGGCTACGAGTTCTATAATGGAAGTTCGCATATTTGTCTACGGGTGGAGGAAGTGAAACGGTTCAAGATTCAACTGAAGCAAAGCCGCTGTGAGACAAATTGCCGAAACGGTAACTGTGAAGAAGGGAAATGCTTCTGCAATGTTGGCTTCCGACATGCGGCAAATGATGAGTTCAACTGCCAGCCTTACTGCGAGAAGCCTTGTCTCAATGGAGTTTGTGCAGGTGACAATCGCTGTAGATGTTTCGAGGGTTATGATAACCTTTACGATCCGAGCCAATGTGAGCCGATTTGTGAACCGAACTGTATAAATGGACAGTGTGTAGGACCAAATGAATGCAGGTGTAATGTGGGATACGTATTGGAAGAAGGAGTGTTGCATCGATGCGAAAGCGAGTTATCAAAATTAGAGGCGATCGTGAAAGAGCGCCAGAAGTCCTGTAAAGCCAAGTGTACTAATGGAATGTGTGTAGATGGAATTTGCAAATGTGTAGAAGGATTCTATAACGTTGACAAAACGAAGATGACTTGTGAACCATGGTGTGTCGAAGGATGCTCGAATGGCAGGTGCATTGCTCCTGGGGAATGTACATGCAACGATGGCTATGAGTTTACGGTGGATCATGGATGTAAGGCAATTTGCACGCAGGATTGTATCAATGGATATTGCAGCGACCCGGGTAGATGTGACTGCTTCCCGGGGTTCAAGAAATCTGCAGATGTCAACATGTGTGAACCAGACTGCGGAGAAGACGGTTGTCTTCACGGTCATTGCGTAGCTCCAGGAGTTTGCGAATGCTTTGCTGGGTATCAGCAGAATGAAGAAGACGACACACGGTGCCAGCTGATACCAGAGATCATCTACAAGGTGGATAGCCATAG CCACAGTATGATCTACAGCGTAGCGTACGTCAAGTATCTGGTTCCGCTGGTGGTGGTGGCCGTTCTGATCACGGCTGCCCTCATCACCATGATCGTCCTACGCAACAAGCGCAAAGACTACCACGTCGGCAAGCTCG AGACGAAAGAAAATTGCGTCTACTTCATGCCGCAGACGCCGCTGGACGGGGGTGGAAAGGACGAAGAGgacaaatttaatgtttga